Proteins found in one Luteimonas chenhongjianii genomic segment:
- a CDS encoding DUF4845 domain-containing protein, with protein sequence MKRTQRGITLLGFIIVLAVVGFFAYVGMKLFPMYSEYYSVKAALKGLASEPGTASSDPARIQDLFFRRLYISYSENVKPQNVKIRRADNGWLMDVQYEVRVPLVFNLDVVGKFHATQALVRGGNGV encoded by the coding sequence ATGAAGCGCACGCAACGCGGCATCACCCTGCTGGGATTCATCATCGTCCTGGCAGTCGTCGGCTTCTTCGCCTATGTGGGCATGAAGCTCTTCCCGATGTATTCGGAGTACTACAGCGTCAAGGCTGCGCTCAAGGGCCTGGCCAGCGAGCCGGGCACCGCATCGTCGGATCCCGCGCGCATCCAGGACCTGTTCTTCCGCCGCCTGTACATCAGCTACTCGGAAAACGTGAAGCCGCAGAACGTCAAGATCCGTCGCGCCGACAACGGCTGGCTGATGGACGTGCAGTACGAGGTCCGTGTGCCGCTTGTCTTCAATCTCGATGTCGTGGGCAAGTTCCACGCGACCCAGGCGCTGGTGCGCGGTGGCAACGGAGTTTGA
- the lepB gene encoding signal peptidase I codes for MKWFETALVVLTLLTGVIWLLDKLVLAKARARRAGLLEEKEPVVVDYAKAFFPVLIVVLILRSFVAEPFRIPSSSMMPTLLIGDFILVNKFSYGIRLPITNKKIIDIGEPARGDVVVFRPPQHPDQDWIKRVIGLPGDTIEFRDNQVYVNGTPFSYERVGTYEGVGRGAEMTGASLYVEQMPDRRHEILQIDQAAPFHLGEGTFHVPQGHYFVMGDNRDRSDDGRFWGTLPETQLRGKAFLIWMNVDTTAPGWVDWGRIGQGIK; via the coding sequence ATGAAATGGTTCGAGACCGCACTGGTCGTGCTGACGTTGCTGACCGGCGTTATCTGGCTGCTCGACAAGCTGGTGCTGGCGAAGGCGCGTGCGCGCCGTGCCGGACTGCTCGAGGAGAAGGAGCCGGTCGTCGTCGACTACGCGAAGGCGTTCTTCCCGGTCCTGATCGTCGTGCTGATCCTGCGCAGCTTCGTCGCCGAGCCGTTCCGCATTCCGTCGAGTTCGATGATGCCGACGCTGCTGATCGGCGATTTCATCCTGGTCAACAAGTTCAGCTACGGCATCCGCCTGCCGATCACCAACAAGAAGATCATCGACATCGGCGAGCCGGCGCGGGGCGACGTGGTGGTGTTCCGGCCGCCGCAGCATCCCGATCAGGACTGGATCAAGCGCGTCATCGGCCTGCCCGGCGACACCATCGAATTCCGCGACAACCAGGTGTACGTCAACGGCACTCCGTTCTCCTATGAGCGCGTGGGGACCTACGAGGGTGTCGGCCGCGGCGCGGAGATGACCGGCGCATCGCTTTATGTCGAGCAGATGCCCGATCGCCGCCACGAGATCCTGCAGATCGACCAGGCCGCGCCCTTCCACCTGGGCGAGGGCACCTTCCATGTGCCGCAGGGCCATTATTTCGTCATGGGCGACAACCGCGACCGCAGTGATGACGGCCGCTTCTGGGGTACGCTTCCCGAAACGCAGCTGCGTGGCAAGGCGTTCCTGATCTGGATGAACGTCGACACCACTGCGCCGGGTTGGGTCGATTGGGGAAGAATCGGCCAGGGCATCAAGTAA
- the rlmD gene encoding 23S rRNA (uracil(1939)-C(5))-methyltransferase RlmD, whose translation MARSRRLDQTPFSADIVDLTHDGRGVARLPDGKAVFVAGALPGEQVMAMRTARSRHFDEATTLEVVSASPHRVIPRCPHFGVCGGCVLQHLDADQQILAKARVLRENFERIGHVTPQRWMEPIVDRAWNYRRKGRFSVKRVDKKDRTLVGFRERDPRFVADLRECHTVIEPIAAIIPLLSGLIDGLEARATIPQIEFIAGDPRPEFDGIALVFRHLQPLSDTDASALLAFGQAQRMAIFLQPGGVDSVHALWPAAPALSFRLEDWDVELGFRPLDFIQVNAGLNRTMIARTLELLDVQPEDRVLDLFCGLGNFTLPLARRVREVVGVEGEAGLVARAKENALRNGLANAQFHAADLTQDQRGAPWMRQGFDKLLLDPPRSGAIDVLRQLPLERFGRIVYVSCHPASLARDAGYLVNERGWTLSEAGVMDMFPQTAHVESIALFEKR comes from the coding sequence GTGGCCAGATCCCGCCGCCTCGACCAGACCCCATTCTCCGCCGATATCGTCGATCTGACCCATGACGGTCGCGGCGTCGCGCGCCTGCCCGATGGCAAGGCCGTGTTCGTCGCCGGCGCGCTGCCCGGCGAGCAGGTCATGGCGATGCGGACGGCGCGTTCGCGCCATTTCGACGAGGCGACGACACTCGAGGTCGTTTCCGCCTCGCCGCATCGGGTGATACCCCGATGCCCGCATTTCGGCGTGTGTGGAGGCTGCGTGCTGCAGCATCTCGACGCCGACCAGCAGATCCTCGCCAAGGCGCGCGTGCTGCGGGAAAACTTCGAGCGCATCGGCCATGTGACGCCGCAGCGCTGGATGGAACCGATCGTCGACCGCGCCTGGAACTACCGCCGCAAGGGCAGGTTCTCGGTCAAGCGGGTGGACAAGAAGGACAGGACGCTGGTGGGCTTTCGCGAGCGCGATCCGCGCTTCGTCGCCGACCTGCGCGAGTGCCATACGGTGATCGAACCGATCGCGGCGATCATTCCGTTGCTGTCGGGCCTGATCGACGGACTGGAAGCGCGCGCGACGATTCCGCAGATCGAATTCATCGCCGGCGATCCGCGCCCCGAGTTCGACGGCATCGCGCTGGTCTTCCGGCATCTGCAACCGCTCAGTGACACCGACGCGTCCGCACTGCTCGCGTTCGGCCAGGCGCAGCGGATGGCGATCTTCCTGCAGCCGGGCGGCGTCGACAGCGTGCATGCGCTTTGGCCGGCCGCGCCGGCGCTTTCGTTCCGCCTCGAGGACTGGGACGTCGAACTGGGGTTCCGGCCCCTGGACTTCATCCAGGTCAACGCCGGCCTCAACCGCACGATGATCGCCCGCACCCTGGAGCTGCTCGACGTGCAGCCCGAGGACCGGGTGCTCGATCTGTTCTGCGGACTCGGTAATTTCACCCTGCCGCTGGCGCGTCGCGTGCGCGAGGTCGTCGGCGTCGAAGGCGAGGCCGGGCTCGTCGCTCGCGCGAAAGAGAATGCCCTGCGCAACGGCCTGGCGAACGCGCAGTTCCATGCCGCCGATCTGACCCAGGATCAGCGCGGCGCGCCATGGATGCGGCAGGGCTTCGACAAGCTGCTGCTCGATCCGCCGCGCTCGGGCGCGATCGACGTGCTGCGCCAGCTGCCGCTCGAACGCTTCGGCCGAATCGTCTATGTGAGCTGCCACCCCGCATCGCTGGCGCGCGATGCCGGGTATCTGGTCAACGAGCGCGGATGGACGCTGTCCGAGGCTGGCGTCATGGACATGTTCCCCCAGACCGCGCACGTCGAGTCCATCGCCCTGTTCGAGAAGCGCTGA
- a CDS encoding response regulator transcription factor gives MNRLLLVEDDPTSRSFLHAASAALPAEVDIADSVETGFALASSNTYDAWLIDANLPDGTGAALLARLRADGRDTPAIAHTAARERRALDALCAEGFAIALSKPVSTHDWQGALRRVLARHPVNRVPAAPPMPDARRSGEAPLWNQQSALAAVGGQMHNVRGLRELFIGELDGTREQIETAAADGDAAALLGALHRLRASCGFVGAERLGLASRLLSAEPDSAPALQSFLHALAETRASAHAPGGS, from the coding sequence ATGAACCGATTGCTGCTGGTCGAGGACGACCCTACAAGCCGCAGTTTCCTGCACGCCGCAAGTGCGGCCCTTCCGGCCGAAGTCGACATTGCCGACTCGGTCGAGACCGGCTTCGCGCTGGCGTCGAGCAATACCTACGACGCGTGGCTGATCGACGCCAATCTCCCCGACGGCACCGGCGCAGCCCTGCTCGCCAGGCTCCGCGCGGATGGTCGCGACACGCCCGCCATCGCACACACCGCTGCGCGCGAGCGGCGCGCGCTCGATGCACTGTGCGCGGAGGGCTTCGCGATCGCGCTCAGCAAACCGGTCTCGACCCACGACTGGCAGGGCGCCCTGCGCCGGGTGCTCGCGCGCCACCCGGTCAACCGCGTCCCTGCGGCGCCGCCAATGCCCGATGCGCGCCGCAGTGGCGAAGCGCCGTTATGGAACCAGCAGTCCGCGCTGGCCGCGGTTGGCGGTCAGATGCACAACGTCCGCGGCCTGCGCGAACTGTTCATCGGCGAACTCGACGGCACCCGCGAGCAGATCGAAACCGCGGCTGCGGATGGCGATGCCGCTGCATTGCTGGGCGCCCTGCACCGCTTGCGCGCCAGTTGCGGCTTCGTCGGTGCCGAACGGCTGGGACTGGCATCACGTCTGCTCAGTGCGGAACCGGACTCGGCGCCCGCGCTGCAGTCGTTCCTTCATGCGCTCGCCGAGACGCGGGCCAGCGCGCACGCCCCCGGGGGCAGCTGA
- the era gene encoding GTPase Era — protein sequence MTEPHTTPHRAGSVAVIGRPNVGKSTLVNALVGAKVSIVSNRPQTTRHRLLGIASFPEGQLLLVDTPGIHHEQKRAMNRIMNRAARGALEGVDAALLVVVAGRWDDEDTLAFDTLHEAGVPVVLVVNQVDRIKDKTQLLPYLQKVTEGRDFAGVVPLSALKRKGLEQLVSTVLPLLPEQGALYGEDEITDKSQRFLAGELVREQLMRQLGNELPYATTVEIESFSLDGRMLRIGAVIWVEREGQKAIVIGKAGTRLKEISTKARMGMERLFDAKVFLETWVRVREGWSDDEAALKALGYGD from the coding sequence ATGACCGAACCCCACACCACGCCCCATCGCGCCGGCTCCGTTGCCGTCATCGGCCGACCCAATGTCGGCAAGTCCACCCTGGTCAATGCCCTCGTAGGCGCCAAGGTGAGCATCGTCTCCAACCGACCGCAGACCACCCGGCACCGCCTGCTCGGCATCGCGTCCTTCCCGGAGGGCCAGTTGCTGCTGGTCGACACGCCCGGCATCCACCACGAGCAGAAGCGGGCGATGAACCGGATCATGAACCGGGCCGCGCGCGGCGCGCTGGAAGGCGTGGACGCCGCGCTGCTGGTAGTCGTGGCCGGACGCTGGGACGACGAGGACACGCTGGCGTTCGACACGCTGCACGAGGCCGGCGTGCCGGTCGTGCTGGTCGTCAACCAGGTAGACCGCATCAAGGACAAGACCCAGTTGCTGCCGTACCTGCAGAAGGTGACCGAAGGGCGCGACTTCGCCGGCGTCGTGCCCTTGTCCGCGCTCAAGCGCAAGGGTCTCGAGCAGCTGGTCTCGACCGTACTGCCGCTGCTGCCCGAACAGGGCGCCCTCTACGGCGAAGACGAGATCACCGACAAGAGCCAACGATTTCTGGCCGGCGAACTCGTGCGCGAGCAGCTGATGCGCCAGCTCGGCAACGAGCTGCCGTATGCGACGACGGTGGAGATCGAGAGTTTTTCACTCGATGGCAGGATGCTGCGCATCGGCGCGGTGATCTGGGTCGAACGCGAAGGCCAGAAAGCGATCGTGATCGGCAAGGCCGGCACCCGCCTGAAGGAGATCAGCACCAAGGCCCGCATGGGCATGGAACGGCTGTTCGACGCCAAGGTATTCCTGGAAACCTGGGTCCGCGTGCGCGAGGGCTGGTCCGACGACGAGGCCGCGCTCAAGGCGCTGGGCTACGGCGACTGA
- the rnc gene encoding ribonuclease III, translating into MATEFDRQQGRFAGHVFRQPELLTQALTHRSAGAPHNERLEFLGDAILGAFIAEALYARWPNADEGTLTRARAELVRESSLAAVARELDLGARLVLGPGELKSGGHRRDSILSDALEAVIAAIYLDAGLETCRAVVLPLFEKTFVALAGGRVAKDAKTRLQEWLQGRQKALPVYELLAESGEEHAKTFLVRCVLADAGLAAEGQGTSRRAAEQQAAEALIAQLEAAH; encoded by the coding sequence GTGGCAACGGAGTTTGATCGCCAGCAGGGCCGGTTCGCGGGGCATGTGTTCCGCCAGCCCGAGCTCCTGACCCAGGCGCTGACGCACCGCAGTGCCGGCGCCCCGCACAACGAGCGCCTCGAGTTCCTCGGTGATGCGATCCTCGGCGCGTTCATCGCCGAGGCGCTGTATGCGCGCTGGCCCAATGCCGACGAAGGCACCCTGACCCGCGCGCGGGCCGAACTGGTACGCGAGTCCTCACTGGCCGCAGTGGCGCGAGAGCTCGATCTTGGCGCGCGACTGGTGCTGGGGCCGGGTGAACTGAAGTCCGGCGGGCATCGACGCGATTCCATCCTGTCGGACGCACTCGAGGCGGTGATCGCCGCCATCTACCTCGACGCCGGCCTGGAAACCTGCCGCGCCGTGGTGCTGCCGCTGTTCGAGAAGACCTTCGTGGCGCTGGCCGGCGGCCGTGTCGCCAAGGACGCCAAAACCCGCCTGCAGGAGTGGCTGCAGGGCCGGCAGAAGGCGTTGCCGGTCTATGAACTGCTCGCCGAAAGCGGCGAGGAACATGCCAAGACCTTCCTCGTGCGCTGCGTGCTGGCCGATGCCGGGCTCGCGGCCGAAGGGCAGGGCACGTCGCGCCGGGCCGCTGAACAGCAGGCGGCCGAAGCCCTGATTGCCCAGCTCGAAGCCGCGCACTGA
- a CDS encoding YdbL family protein, with translation MARWMGLPAVAALALTACVTINVYFPAAEAREAAREFVEKVIGDEPPEAVPGGGMAATTPRFDPWMLLGIGSAQAQTPDINIRTPAILAIQSRMEQRFNSTLRPHFDSGALGFGGNGMIVVRDASQLPIKDRVAVNAAVADDNRDRQAVYREIAVANGHPEWESQIRDVFARQWIASARPGWWYQQGGSWMQK, from the coding sequence ATGGCGCGTTGGATGGGTTTGCCGGCCGTGGCCGCATTGGCGTTGACCGCCTGCGTGACGATCAATGTCTATTTTCCCGCGGCCGAAGCGCGCGAAGCGGCGCGCGAGTTCGTCGAGAAGGTGATCGGCGACGAGCCGCCGGAAGCGGTGCCCGGTGGTGGCATGGCCGCGACGACGCCGCGCTTCGATCCGTGGATGCTGCTCGGCATCGGCAGCGCACAGGCGCAGACGCCCGACATCAACATCCGAACGCCGGCGATCCTGGCGATCCAGTCGCGGATGGAGCAGCGCTTCAACAGCACGCTGCGGCCGCATTTCGACTCCGGCGCGCTCGGCTTCGGCGGCAACGGCATGATCGTCGTGCGCGACGCCTCGCAGTTGCCGATCAAGGACCGGGTGGCCGTCAATGCCGCAGTCGCCGACGACAACCGCGACCGCCAGGCGGTGTATCGAGAGATCGCCGTCGCCAACGGTCATCCGGAATGGGAATCGCAGATCCGCGACGTGTTCGCGCGCCAGTGGATCGCCAGTGCCCGGCCTGGCTGGTGGTACCAGCAGGGCGGCAGCTGGATGCAGAAGTAG
- the nagZ gene encoding beta-N-acetylhexosaminidase: MLVIGVAGTELTAQERDWLQHDACAGVILFKRNFASRAQIRELSAAIREAAPRPQLVCVDQEGGRVQRFQEGYSELPSLAGFGVQYLADPAAATAAARAHARLMAQEIRASGVDLSFAPVVDVGHGNLAIGDRAFSDDPHVVAALTRAYVEGMHEAGMAATLKHFPGHGSVREDTHFDDAVDRRSLDDIRAHDLVPFVAGIDAGADAVMLAHVVYPQVAPEPAGYSPVWINTILREEMGFRGVVFSDDIGMAAAFSAGGIKARVDAHLDAGCDVVLVCHPELVAESLAAVEGRALNTMALTGLIGRGPLGWDGALAGAPAGRTGDIA, encoded by the coding sequence ATGCTTGTGATCGGCGTGGCCGGCACCGAACTCACCGCGCAGGAGCGTGACTGGCTGCAGCACGACGCCTGCGCCGGCGTGATCCTGTTCAAGCGCAACTTCGCCTCGCGCGCGCAGATCCGTGAACTGTCGGCCGCGATCCGGGAGGCCGCGCCGCGTCCGCAGCTCGTCTGCGTGGACCAGGAGGGCGGCCGCGTGCAGCGCTTCCAGGAGGGCTACAGCGAGCTGCCGTCGCTGGCCGGTTTCGGCGTGCAGTACCTCGCCGATCCCGCAGCAGCGACCGCTGCCGCGCGCGCGCATGCGCGGCTGATGGCGCAGGAAATCCGTGCCAGCGGTGTCGACCTGAGCTTCGCGCCGGTGGTCGATGTCGGCCATGGCAATCTTGCGATCGGGGACCGCGCGTTCTCCGACGATCCGCACGTCGTCGCGGCACTGACCCGCGCCTATGTCGAAGGCATGCACGAGGCCGGCATGGCGGCGACCCTCAAGCACTTCCCCGGCCACGGTTCGGTGCGCGAAGACACGCATTTCGACGACGCGGTCGATCGCCGCAGCCTCGACGACATCCGCGCCCACGACCTGGTGCCGTTCGTCGCCGGAATCGACGCAGGCGCCGACGCGGTGATGCTCGCGCACGTGGTGTACCCGCAGGTCGCGCCGGAGCCCGCCGGCTACTCGCCGGTTTGGATCAACACGATCCTGCGCGAGGAAATGGGCTTCCGTGGCGTGGTGTTCTCCGACGACATCGGCATGGCCGCTGCGTTCTCGGCCGGTGGCATCAAGGCGCGCGTCGATGCGCACCTCGATGCAGGCTGCGATGTCGTGCTGGTCTGTCACCCCGAACTCGTCGCCGAGTCGCTGGCCGCCGTCGAAGGCCGCGCGCTCAACACCATGGCCCTGACCGGACTGATCGGGCGTGGCCCGCTCGGCTGGGATGGCGCACTGGCCGGCGCTCCCGCCGGCCGCACCGGAGATATCGCATGA
- a CDS encoding CYTH domain-containing protein, with translation MGIEIERKFLVTGDGWRAAAHAVVPMAQGYLNDAASIETGAQKASVRVRIEGEAAFLNIKSRDAGTTRQEFELPLSMDDAKALLELCVGGRVEKRRHLVRHAGHLWEVDEFLGDNAGLVVAEIELDDPEETFAHPDWLGAEVTAQTRYFNLALAARPFSSWDAAERG, from the coding sequence ATGGGCATCGAGATCGAGCGCAAGTTCCTGGTGACCGGCGATGGCTGGCGCGCGGCCGCGCATGCGGTCGTGCCGATGGCGCAGGGCTATCTCAACGATGCCGCGTCGATCGAAACCGGCGCGCAGAAGGCGTCGGTGCGCGTACGCATCGAGGGCGAGGCCGCGTTTCTCAACATCAAGTCGCGCGATGCGGGTACCACCCGCCAGGAATTCGAGCTGCCCCTGTCGATGGACGACGCGAAGGCATTGCTGGAGCTCTGTGTCGGCGGGCGTGTGGAGAAGCGTCGTCACCTCGTGCGCCACGCCGGGCATCTGTGGGAGGTGGACGAATTCCTCGGCGACAACGCCGGCCTGGTGGTCGCCGAGATCGAGCTGGACGATCCCGAGGAGACCTTCGCCCACCCTGACTGGCTGGGCGCGGAAGTGACCGCGCAGACGCGTTACTTCAATCTCGCGCTCGCCGCGCGCCCGTTCTCCAGCTGGGATGCCGCCGAACGCGGCTGA
- the lepA gene encoding translation elongation factor 4, whose protein sequence is MRNIRNFSIIAHVDHGKSTLADRIIQLCGGLQAREMEAQVLDSNPIERERGITIKAQSVSLPYKARDGQIYHLNFIDTPGHVDFSYEVSRSLAACEGALLVVDAAQGVEAQSVANCYTAVEQGLEVIPVLNKIDLPTADIEKAKAEIEAVIGIDAEDAVAVSAKTGLNVEEVLEAIVHRIPPPKPRDTDRLQALIIDSWFDNYLGVVSLVRVMQGEITPKSKILVMSTGRTHDVDKVGVFTPKRKELPALRAGEVGWITASIKDVHGAPVGDTLTLAAKPADKALPGFQEMQPRVFAGLFPVNAEDYPDLREALDKLRLNDAALRFEPESSEAMGFGFRCGFLGMLHMEIVQERLEREYDLDLISTAPTVIYEVLKADGEVISLDNPAKLPQSNLIEEVREPIIRANILTPEAYIGAIIKLCEDKRGVQIGIQYMASQVQISYELPMAEVVLDFFDKLKSVSRGYASLDYHFLRFQAGPFVRVDTLINGDKVDALSLIVHRSHADRRGRELTEKMKELIPRQQFDVAIQAAIGAQIIARTTVKALRKNVLAKCYGGDISRKKKLLEKQKEGKKRMKQVGRVEIPQEAFLAVLSTSRES, encoded by the coding sequence ATGCGGAACATCCGCAACTTCTCCATCATTGCCCACGTCGACCATGGCAAGTCGACGCTTGCCGATCGCATCATCCAGCTCTGTGGCGGCCTGCAGGCGCGCGAGATGGAGGCGCAGGTGCTCGACTCGAATCCGATCGAGCGCGAGCGCGGCATCACGATCAAGGCGCAATCGGTCTCGCTGCCTTACAAGGCGCGCGACGGGCAGATCTACCACCTGAACTTCATCGACACGCCCGGCCACGTGGACTTCTCCTATGAAGTCAGCCGCTCGCTGGCTGCGTGCGAAGGCGCGCTGCTGGTGGTGGACGCGGCGCAGGGCGTCGAGGCGCAGTCGGTCGCCAACTGCTACACGGCGGTGGAGCAGGGCCTGGAAGTGATTCCGGTGCTCAACAAGATCGACCTGCCCACGGCCGACATCGAGAAGGCCAAGGCCGAGATCGAAGCGGTGATCGGCATCGACGCCGAGGATGCCGTCGCGGTCAGCGCGAAGACGGGGCTCAATGTCGAAGAGGTGCTCGAGGCGATCGTGCACCGCATTCCGCCGCCGAAGCCGCGCGATACCGACCGGCTGCAGGCGCTGATCATCGACTCCTGGTTCGACAACTACCTCGGCGTGGTGTCGCTGGTGCGCGTGATGCAGGGCGAGATCACGCCCAAGAGCAAGATCCTGGTGATGTCGACCGGGCGCACGCACGACGTCGACAAGGTCGGCGTGTTCACCCCGAAGCGCAAGGAACTGCCGGCCCTGCGTGCAGGCGAAGTGGGCTGGATCACCGCGTCGATCAAGGACGTGCACGGTGCGCCGGTCGGCGACACGCTGACCCTGGCCGCGAAGCCCGCCGACAAGGCGCTCCCCGGGTTCCAGGAAATGCAGCCGCGCGTGTTCGCGGGCCTGTTCCCGGTCAACGCCGAGGACTACCCGGACCTGCGCGAGGCGCTGGACAAGCTGCGTCTCAACGACGCCGCGCTTCGCTTCGAGCCCGAAAGCTCCGAGGCGATGGGCTTCGGCTTCCGCTGCGGCTTCCTCGGCATGCTGCACATGGAGATCGTGCAGGAGCGCCTGGAGCGCGAGTACGACCTCGACCTGATCAGCACCGCGCCGACGGTGATCTACGAGGTGCTCAAGGCCGACGGTGAAGTGATCTCGCTCGACAATCCGGCCAAGTTGCCGCAGTCGAACCTGATCGAGGAAGTGCGCGAGCCGATCATCCGCGCCAACATCCTCACCCCCGAGGCCTACATCGGCGCGATCATCAAGCTGTGCGAGGACAAGCGCGGCGTGCAGATCGGCATCCAGTACATGGCCAGCCAGGTGCAGATCAGCTACGAGCTGCCGATGGCCGAAGTGGTGCTGGATTTCTTCGACAAGCTCAAGTCGGTCAGCCGCGGCTACGCCTCGCTCGACTATCACTTCCTGCGCTTCCAGGCCGGTCCGTTCGTGCGCGTGGATACGCTGATCAACGGCGACAAGGTGGATGCGCTCTCGCTCATCGTCCATCGCAGCCACGCCGACCGGCGGGGTCGCGAGCTGACCGAGAAGATGAAGGAACTGATCCCCCGTCAGCAGTTCGACGTGGCGATCCAGGCTGCGATCGGCGCGCAGATCATCGCCCGGACCACGGTCAAGGCGCTGCGCAAGAACGTGCTGGCCAAGTGCTATGGCGGCGATATCTCGCGCAAGAAGAAGCTTCTGGAGAAGCAGAAGGAAGGCAAGAAGCGCATGAAGCAGGTAGGCCGCGTCGAGATCCCGCAGGAAGCCTTCCTCGCTGTGCTGAGCACGTCGCGCGAGTCCTGA
- the recO gene encoding DNA repair protein RecO — translation MRIEDESAFVLHARPWRETSLLVEVLSRDHGRLGLVARGVQGPKKHVLRAALQPLQHIRLSAVLLGELAQLRGAEALDAAPRLTGDAMLAGFYVSELVLRLAPRQDPSPALYEAFDQVRQRLPQPGLAWTLRRFERDLLDAIGLGFAYDTDGDGEQIDPAARYRLDPEHGPRRLHLDGGSADRTTAPTGAALLAIGADIAPAAADMASLRRAFRDVLRHHLGPRPLKSWELAADLARR, via the coding sequence GTGCGTATCGAAGACGAGTCCGCGTTCGTACTGCATGCGCGGCCATGGCGGGAGACCAGCCTGCTGGTCGAGGTCCTGAGCCGCGATCACGGACGTCTGGGTCTGGTCGCGCGCGGCGTGCAGGGCCCGAAGAAGCATGTGCTGCGGGCTGCGTTGCAGCCGTTGCAGCACATCCGGCTCAGTGCGGTGCTTCTGGGCGAACTTGCGCAGCTGCGCGGGGCCGAAGCGCTCGACGCGGCGCCCCGCTTGACCGGCGATGCGATGCTGGCCGGCTTCTACGTCAGCGAGCTGGTGCTGCGGCTCGCGCCCAGGCAGGACCCATCGCCAGCGTTGTATGAAGCGTTCGACCAGGTGCGCCAGCGTCTACCGCAGCCGGGCCTGGCATGGACGCTGCGCAGGTTCGAGCGCGACCTGCTCGACGCGATCGGCCTGGGGTTCGCCTACGACACCGATGGTGACGGCGAGCAGATCGACCCCGCGGCCCGCTACCGGCTCGACCCCGAGCACGGCCCGCGCCGGCTGCATCTCGATGGAGGTTCCGCCGACCGTACTACCGCCCCGACGGGCGCGGCGCTGCTGGCGATCGGCGCCGATATCGCGCCGGCGGCTGCCGACATGGCCAGCCTGCGACGCGCGTTCCGCGACGTGCTGCGCCACCATCTGGGGCCGCGCCCGTTGAAGTCCTGGGAACTGGCCGCGGACCTGGCGCGGCGTTGA